The bacterium nucleotide sequence AGCGCGACCAAGGGATGAAATGGTCCACGTCGCTGATGCGCAGTGGCTTCGAGCAGTAGAAGCACGTGTTGTCCTGAAGTTCACTAAGGAGCGGACGGTATTGATTGAGATTGGCACGCTCGCTGCCGAACAGGAATGACCCGAGATCCACGGCTTCACCGATCAGCGCCTGGTTGGCCGGACGGTTGCGCACGAAGCGGATCCAGGCGTCCTGGGCCAGCCGCGTGACGAGGCCGTGGAACCGGCGGAAGCAGAAGGCAATGCCGGGATTCAGCACGATGGCTTCGCGGCTCCCCGTATGTGTGTACAGCCTGGTTTCGAGCTGGCCGGCCAGCCTCTGCAGTTTCCAGAGGGGCATCATTTCGACGGTCTTCGCCACTTTGCGGACGAGCGGTGCCTCCGCATGCAAGATGTCGTGGGGAGCTTCGACGTTCGTCGCGTAGTCAGCGGCCGCTTCTCGAACCAAGCTGATGACGTGAGCCTGAGAATTGGTGTTCTGGATCAGCTCGCCCCGTGCCGGCCCGTTGACATAGGGCCGTGCCTGCCGCCAGTAGTAGCGTA carries:
- a CDS encoding HNH endonuclease domain-containing protein; the encoded protein is RRDPLGAAPAGRLLDEGVGVAPPSENTQLEFLAYIQRLLDEGDFTASYKYALLLALADLSVERGNDEGGPLTLRIRDIAGKFVRYYWRQARPYVNGPARGELIQNTNSQAHVISLVREAAADYATNVEAPHDILHAEAPLVRKVAKTVEMMPLWKLQRLAGQLETRLYTHTGSREAIVLNPGIAFCFRRFHGLVTRLAQDAWIRFVRNRPANQALIGEAVDLGSFLFGSERANLNQYRPLLSELQDNTCFYCSKPLRISDVDHFIPWSRYPHDLGHNFVLACKPCNHSKRGMLADRPHRERWERRNKDHGSEMTVWYESRRLPHDLAGTKTVAEWAYAQATMAGSRLWIAR